The following coding sequences are from one Natrarchaeobaculum sulfurireducens window:
- a CDS encoding AMP phosphorylase, with protein sequence MELEATAIDIGTSRPLVLLNTTDADELGAHPLDRVRIGWNGETVTGIVKRTDELVEPGTVGVTEPLHAVHGAVDVKLAGTPRSVRYVRKKLDDVELEPHELGRIVQDIHEHRLSDVELGAYVSGIYANGLSLEETKHLTEAMSAVGQQLSWDAPVVADKHSIGGIAGNCVTPIMVAIVAAAGLTMPKTSSRAVTSPAGTADVMEVLCDVEFSLAEIEEIVTETNGCLVWGGGVDLSPVDDEIIRAENPLSIDPPGQLMASVLSKKRSAGSTHVVIDVPYGEGAKVESLVAARELADDFKRVGDHLGMDVSCAITHGTDPIGRGVGPALEARDVLAVLEGDEDAPESLRLKSLRLSELLLEHCGVDASAAELLESGQALERFRDIVAAQGGDPDVSSADLEPGAHSTTIRADRAGLASRVDNRQLCDLARRAGAPLDSRAGLVIHQTAGTAIEIGAPLYTIHAETASKLEEAEALADRLEPIRVRSKADALVERR encoded by the coding sequence ATGGAACTCGAGGCTACGGCAATCGACATCGGGACGAGCCGCCCGCTTGTCCTGTTGAACACGACCGACGCTGACGAACTGGGGGCCCACCCGCTCGACCGAGTCCGGATCGGATGGAACGGCGAGACGGTAACTGGGATCGTCAAGCGGACCGACGAACTCGTCGAGCCGGGTACCGTCGGCGTCACCGAACCGCTTCACGCCGTTCACGGTGCCGTCGACGTCAAACTCGCTGGAACACCCCGGTCGGTGCGGTACGTTCGCAAGAAACTCGACGACGTCGAACTCGAACCCCACGAACTCGGGCGGATCGTCCAGGACATTCACGAACACCGCCTCTCGGACGTCGAACTGGGTGCGTACGTCTCGGGGATCTACGCCAACGGCCTCTCGCTCGAGGAGACCAAACACCTCACGGAGGCGATGAGTGCCGTCGGCCAGCAGCTCTCGTGGGACGCGCCGGTCGTCGCGGACAAACACTCGATCGGGGGCATCGCAGGCAACTGCGTGACGCCGATCATGGTCGCGATCGTCGCGGCCGCCGGCCTGACGATGCCGAAGACCTCCTCACGAGCGGTGACCTCGCCGGCGGGGACCGCCGACGTGATGGAGGTCCTCTGTGACGTCGAGTTCTCGCTCGCGGAGATCGAAGAAATCGTCACCGAGACGAACGGCTGTCTCGTCTGGGGCGGCGGCGTCGACCTCTCACCGGTCGACGACGAGATCATCCGCGCGGAAAACCCACTGTCGATCGACCCGCCCGGACAGCTCATGGCGTCCGTCCTCTCGAAAAAGCGCAGTGCAGGCTCGACTCACGTCGTGATCGACGTCCCCTACGGCGAGGGGGCGAAAGTCGAGAGCCTCGTCGCCGCTCGCGAGCTCGCAGACGACTTCAAGCGCGTTGGCGACCACCTCGGGATGGACGTCAGCTGTGCGATCACCCACGGCACCGATCCGATCGGTCGCGGTGTCGGCCCCGCTCTCGAGGCACGGGACGTCCTCGCGGTGCTCGAGGGCGACGAGGACGCCCCGGAGTCGCTCCGACTGAAATCGCTTCGACTCTCGGAACTCCTGCTCGAACACTGTGGTGTCGACGCTTCGGCCGCGGAACTCCTCGAGTCCGGACAGGCGCTCGAGCGGTTCCGCGACATCGTCGCCGCCCAGGGTGGCGACCCCGACGTCTCCTCGGCGGACCTCGAGCCGGGTGCGCACTCGACGACGATCCGTGCGGATCGTGCCGGGCTCGCGAGTCGCGTCGACAACAGACAGCTCTGTGATCTCGCCCGGCGGGCTGGCGCTCCCCTCGATAGCCGGGCCGGGCTCGTGATCCATCAGACCGCCGGCACCGCTATCGAGATCGGTGCCCCTCTCTATACGATCCACGCGGAGACGGCGAGTAAACTCGAGGAGGCTGAGGCACTCGCCGACCGACTCGAGCCGATCCGCGTGCGAAGCAAAGCCGACGCGCTCGTGGAACGACGCTGA
- a CDS encoding universal stress protein — translation MSSTVLVPVDGSPLSRRALRYAFESFPDAEIVAYHVTDLFGPSYGPDGDLESAFEPMVGTDAWDARVRETTERLFADLEAVAADHDRSITLESDVGDPARLVLEYATEEPVDHVVIGSHGRPNARRPMFGSVADSVVRRAPTTVTVVR, via the coding sequence ATGTCCAGTACCGTCCTGGTTCCGGTCGACGGCTCCCCGCTCTCGAGACGTGCGCTCCGCTATGCGTTCGAGTCGTTTCCCGACGCCGAGATCGTCGCCTACCACGTGACCGACCTGTTCGGTCCCAGCTACGGGCCTGATGGCGACCTCGAGTCCGCCTTCGAGCCGATGGTGGGGACCGACGCCTGGGACGCCCGTGTCCGCGAGACGACCGAGCGGTTGTTCGCCGACCTCGAGGCGGTTGCGGCCGACCACGACCGCTCGATCACGCTCGAGTCTGACGTCGGCGATCCGGCCAGACTCGTCCTCGAATACGCGACGGAAGAGCCCGTCGACCACGTCGTGATCGGGTCACACGGCCGCCCGAACGCGCGTCGGCCGATGTTCGGTAGCGTCGCCGACAGCGTGGTCCGTCGGGCACCGACGACGGTTACCGTCGTCCGCTGA
- a CDS encoding universal stress protein, which yields MTFLVPFDGSYLAEAAVARAAEYGEVLEEDVVALSVVPAEESYAVTKGWYEDGEDEPFSVAYVADKLEDGVTAIAPAATFRYERVDDGMPMAVAQRIGTVAEELRPSVVFLGTDDVGEIAEPVTSVAGGVAARAAYDVHVVRHYAPPSSPSVRLEEGPSLGE from the coding sequence ATGACGTTTCTCGTCCCGTTCGACGGCTCGTATCTGGCCGAGGCGGCGGTCGCCAGAGCGGCCGAGTACGGCGAGGTGCTCGAGGAAGACGTCGTCGCCCTCTCTGTCGTTCCGGCGGAAGAATCCTACGCGGTAACGAAAGGGTGGTACGAAGACGGCGAGGACGAACCGTTCAGCGTCGCGTACGTCGCCGACAAACTCGAAGACGGCGTGACAGCCATCGCGCCGGCGGCGACGTTTCGATACGAGCGCGTCGACGACGGGATGCCGATGGCCGTCGCCCAGCGCATCGGCACGGTCGCCGAGGAACTCCGCCCGTCGGTCGTCTTTCTCGGGACCGACGACGTCGGCGAGATCGCCGAACCGGTAACCAGCGTCGCCGGTGGGGTCGCAGCGCGCGCCGCGTACGACGTCCACGTCGTCCGCCACTACGCACCGCCGTCCTCGCCGTCCGTCCGTCTCGAAGAGGGGCCCTCGCTCGGCGAGTGA
- a CDS encoding universal stress protein, translating to MFARLLVPTDGSAGTDAVTAHALEFARTYGATVQALYVVDTGAEPASVAGDQREELYAPSERRGREATIRITDRAEADETDAAREVREGIPYAEILASATDHDVDAIVMGTHGRSGADRVRLGSTTERVLALSSIPVISVRLEEDAPSTADDGYDRIVVPTDGSDTAERAAETVLDVAEKYDATVHAVYVIDSTVYDLEDAPRSILGLLREGGERAIETVAEAARERDLEATTELRRGVPADELLAYASNVDADLLAMGTRGHAIGSADLLGSTTARVVRRSRVPVLTVG from the coding sequence ATGTTCGCGAGGCTACTCGTTCCGACCGACGGCAGTGCCGGAACCGACGCAGTGACCGCACACGCCCTCGAGTTCGCACGGACGTACGGTGCAACCGTCCAGGCCCTGTATGTCGTGGATACGGGCGCGGAGCCCGCCAGCGTGGCCGGCGACCAGCGCGAGGAACTCTATGCCCCCTCGGAGCGTCGCGGCCGGGAGGCGACGATCCGGATTACCGATCGGGCCGAAGCGGACGAGACCGACGCCGCACGGGAGGTTCGAGAGGGAATTCCCTACGCCGAGATCCTCGCTTCGGCGACGGACCACGACGTCGATGCGATCGTGATGGGGACCCACGGTCGAAGCGGTGCCGATCGGGTCCGTCTCGGAAGTACCACAGAGCGAGTCCTCGCGCTGTCGTCGATCCCCGTCATCTCGGTGCGACTCGAGGAGGACGCGCCGTCGACGGCCGACGACGGGTACGACCGGATCGTCGTCCCCACCGACGGCAGCGACACAGCCGAACGCGCCGCCGAGACCGTCCTCGACGTCGCCGAGAAGTACGATGCAACCGTCCACGCGGTGTACGTCATCGACTCGACCGTCTACGACCTCGAAGACGCCCCCCGGAGCATCCTGGGACTTCTCAGAGAGGGTGGCGAACGCGCGATCGAGACGGTCGCCGAAGCGGCCCGCGAGCGTGACCTCGAGGCCACGACCGAACTCCGTCGTGGCGTTCCGGCCGACGAACTGCTCGCGTACGCCTCGAACGTCGACGCCGACCTCCTCGCGATGGGGACTCGCGGGCACGCGATCGGCAGCGCCGACCTGCTCGGGAGCACCACGGCCCGCGTCGTTCGTCGCTCGCGTGTGCCGGTACTGACCGTCGGCTAG
- a CDS encoding TIGR00341 family protein, producing the protein MRYIEITIPSGKRRAVLDILDDEGIEYVVSDEIGHQQTDAVVRFPLPTRAVEGVLDRLAEAELSTARVVVIDAETVISEEFDELRKLHRRGTTTGERTSRQVLVTKADELTPAFSIYVVMLLISAVVATSGLLSDSPAVVVGSMVIAPLLGPALAASVGIVTGDGELRTRGFRYQVVGVAVVIAASIGLATLARLAGLEPGGVDIVVVAELEERVSPNLFSLAVALGAGVAGILSLTRGFSEAIVGVMIAAALIPPAAAVGITTAWGMYGAALGAFGLVAINVLSINAAALVTLWLAGYRPQGLFEVSPTRRQTATYAAVFAVGLLALSTPLVGITLLEFQTTQLKSTAEGEVETVLEEPDYDGVEAESVEVILDDDYPLRSIDRVVVTVRTDGVETDPELGTRLSDAVSAEVDDPPIVEVRYVLADQHGSDEQPALEPTERQVVHTVGDRSDNEEERLEERRSRA; encoded by the coding sequence GTGCGCTACATCGAAATCACGATCCCATCGGGCAAACGGCGTGCGGTCCTCGATATTCTCGACGACGAGGGGATCGAATACGTCGTGAGCGACGAGATCGGCCACCAGCAAACCGACGCCGTCGTTCGGTTCCCGCTCCCGACGCGAGCCGTTGAGGGCGTCCTCGATCGACTCGCCGAAGCCGAGTTGTCGACCGCTCGAGTCGTCGTCATCGACGCCGAGACGGTCATTTCCGAGGAGTTCGACGAACTCCGGAAACTTCACAGGCGGGGCACGACGACCGGCGAGCGCACCTCGAGACAGGTGCTCGTGACGAAAGCGGACGAACTCACACCCGCGTTCTCGATCTACGTCGTGATGTTGCTGATCAGCGCGGTGGTTGCCACGTCCGGGCTGCTCTCGGACTCGCCCGCGGTCGTCGTCGGCTCGATGGTGATCGCACCGTTGCTCGGGCCCGCGTTGGCCGCAAGCGTCGGCATCGTCACCGGAGACGGCGAGCTTCGGACGCGAGGCTTTCGGTATCAGGTCGTTGGCGTCGCCGTCGTCATCGCCGCGTCGATTGGGCTCGCCACCCTGGCTCGGCTTGCCGGCCTCGAGCCTGGCGGGGTCGACATCGTCGTGGTCGCCGAACTCGAAGAGCGCGTCTCACCGAACCTGTTCTCGCTGGCGGTCGCACTCGGGGCCGGCGTCGCCGGTATCCTGAGTCTGACGCGTGGGTTCTCGGAGGCGATCGTCGGCGTGATGATCGCCGCCGCCCTGATCCCGCCGGCCGCTGCGGTCGGGATCACGACCGCCTGGGGAATGTACGGGGCCGCGCTGGGTGCGTTCGGCCTCGTCGCCATCAACGTCCTCTCGATCAACGCCGCCGCGCTGGTCACGCTCTGGCTCGCTGGCTATCGCCCGCAAGGCCTGTTCGAGGTCTCGCCGACCCGCCGCCAGACGGCTACGTACGCCGCGGTTTTTGCCGTCGGACTGCTGGCCCTCTCGACACCGCTGGTCGGAATTACGCTCCTCGAGTTCCAGACGACCCAGTTGAAATCGACGGCCGAAGGGGAGGTCGAAACCGTCCTCGAGGAGCCAGACTACGACGGGGTCGAGGCCGAGTCGGTCGAGGTCATCCTCGACGACGACTACCCGCTCCGGTCGATCGACCGAGTCGTCGTCACGGTTCGAACCGACGGCGTCGAGACCGATCCCGAACTCGGAACCCGGCTGTCCGACGCTGTCAGTGCCGAGGTCGACGACCCACCCATCGTCGAGGTCCGGTACGTCCTGGCAGACCAGCACGGTAGCGACGAGCAGCCGGCGCTCGAGCCGACGGAGCGACAGGTCGTCCACACGGTCGGCGACCGGAGTGATAACGAGGAAGAACGACTCGAGGAGCGTCGAAGCCGGGCCTAG
- a CDS encoding universal stress protein: protein MADSITDTKTLLVPIASEETAERQLDMAIGLARERSYRIRLLYVLEVPPQLSLQDGRRYLLEEETETVLEAAANRVEAAGVPVDQRIRMARDVAAGIVGGATAYEAAELLLGWRGRPPREQVLLGSHLDTVLRSAPCDLLVERIKTPTPKIESVLVGVAGGPHDAYAAETAGAIARQHDASVTLLHVYDADDPDLSRAEANGLLARTAARVEPAPSVTRELVAAGDVAGTLTDWTADYDVTFLGTSRGGLLRRRVLGTVSEAVGRHAAGTVVLAKRHEPASSRLRRLF from the coding sequence ATGGCTGATTCGATCACCGATACGAAGACGTTGCTGGTCCCGATCGCGAGCGAAGAGACGGCCGAGCGACAGCTAGATATGGCTATCGGCCTCGCCCGGGAGCGATCGTATCGGATCCGTCTCCTCTACGTACTCGAGGTGCCACCGCAGTTGTCCCTCCAGGATGGTCGCCGGTATCTACTCGAGGAGGAAACAGAAACGGTGCTCGAGGCGGCTGCTAACCGGGTCGAAGCTGCTGGCGTGCCAGTCGACCAGCGAATCCGGATGGCCCGAGACGTCGCGGCCGGAATCGTCGGCGGCGCGACGGCGTACGAAGCAGCCGAACTCCTGCTAGGGTGGCGGGGCCGGCCGCCGCGCGAACAGGTACTCCTCGGGAGCCACCTCGATACGGTATTGCGGTCAGCACCGTGTGATCTGCTCGTCGAGCGCATCAAGACGCCGACGCCCAAGATCGAGTCGGTGCTGGTCGGTGTCGCTGGCGGTCCACACGACGCCTACGCTGCGGAGACGGCCGGAGCTATTGCCCGCCAGCACGACGCGTCGGTCACACTGCTTCACGTCTACGACGCCGACGATCCGGACCTGTCGCGAGCGGAGGCGAACGGACTGCTCGCGAGAACGGCCGCTCGAGTCGAGCCTGCCCCCTCGGTCACGCGTGAACTCGTTGCGGCCGGCGACGTTGCGGGGACGCTCACCGACTGGACGGCAGACTACGACGTCACCTTCCTCGGCACCTCTCGAGGCGGGCTTCTCAGGCGACGGGTTCTCGGAACCGTCTCCGAGGCCGTCGGCCGGCACGCCGCCGGGACGGTCGTGCTGGCGAAACGACACGAGCCCGCTTCGTCGCGGCTACGTCGGCTGTTTTAG
- a CDS encoding CBS domain-containing protein encodes MDVTAIVDQEFDTYDEATPVSKLRGAFEDSAQKTLVITRDGEFEGIVARRDVLSSHEKTSRKARSLVRSVPTIEADEDVREAARLMIAGDTRLLPVLEGDDLVGVVRADDLLGHVQPFLSVLDADDVASTDIVSVEPTTTLGKSLATFRTERIQHLPVVSEDDPADVVGIVSLADVLEFVTRELQRSQGGDPNEDMDASSGGHHGGFGAREGESADLLELPVRNVMVETLGTASPNDDLDAVLETMLEFGGSSSIIVDDDGALTGIVTKTDLLESLTWTEEQRLPVQVFGADLMADTNREELAERIEDVTRKFRDMRVFEAKVHFQKHKEQLRGVPLMHVRIRLFTDKGLFVAADEGYGDRHAFSLALNAIERQILEGKTNGKSKKPADQEDLEKVYGWWLSP; translated from the coding sequence ATGGACGTAACTGCTATCGTCGATCAGGAATTCGACACGTACGACGAGGCGACGCCGGTTTCGAAGCTCCGCGGGGCGTTCGAAGACTCCGCACAAAAAACGCTCGTGATCACTCGCGACGGCGAGTTCGAGGGGATCGTCGCTCGACGCGACGTGCTCTCTTCTCACGAAAAGACGTCGCGGAAAGCACGCTCGCTCGTTCGCTCCGTGCCGACGATCGAAGCCGACGAAGACGTTCGCGAGGCAGCCCGACTGATGATCGCCGGTGACACCCGGCTCCTGCCCGTCCTCGAGGGCGACGACCTCGTCGGCGTCGTTCGGGCCGACGATCTCCTCGGACACGTCCAGCCGTTCCTCTCGGTGCTGGACGCCGACGACGTCGCGTCGACGGACATCGTCTCGGTCGAGCCGACGACCACGCTCGGAAAGTCGCTCGCGACGTTCCGAACCGAACGCATCCAGCATCTGCCCGTCGTGAGCGAGGACGACCCTGCAGACGTGGTCGGGATCGTCAGCCTCGCGGACGTCCTCGAGTTCGTCACCCGTGAGCTCCAGCGCTCGCAGGGCGGCGACCCCAACGAGGATATGGATGCGAGCTCCGGCGGCCACCACGGTGGCTTCGGCGCTCGCGAGGGCGAAAGCGCCGATCTGCTCGAGCTCCCCGTTCGTAACGTCATGGTCGAGACGCTCGGCACCGCGAGTCCGAACGACGACCTCGATGCCGTCCTCGAGACGATGCTCGAGTTCGGTGGCTCGTCGTCGATCATCGTCGACGACGATGGCGCACTCACCGGTATCGTCACCAAGACGGACCTCCTCGAGTCGCTGACCTGGACCGAAGAACAGCGGCTGCCGGTCCAGGTGTTCGGTGCCGACCTCATGGCGGATACGAACCGCGAGGAACTCGCCGAGCGCATCGAGGACGTCACCCGAAAGTTCCGTGACATGCGCGTCTTCGAGGCGAAGGTCCACTTCCAGAAGCACAAAGAACAGCTCCGCGGCGTCCCGCTCATGCACGTCCGAATCCGGTTGTTCACCGACAAGGGCCTGTTCGTCGCCGCCGACGAAGGGTACGGCGACCGCCACGCGTTCTCGCTCGCGTTGAACGCGATCGAACGCCAGATCCTCGAGGGCAAGACCAACGGTAAATCCAAGAAGCCGGCCGACCAGGAAGACCTAGAGAAGGTCTATGGCTGGTGGCTGAGCCCGTAG
- a CDS encoding universal stress protein, translated as MYDRILVPTDGSDYAEASAAAALELAKTMDATVDVICVVETGPLGSVALPGDTASADDVLSERGEEYVTQVADRAAELDVPVTTAVREGVPVREILDYADDVDVDVIVMGSRGRGGISRMMLGSVTEGVTRHSGRDVLVVSSDSGPVSTDQ; from the coding sequence ATGTACGATCGAATACTCGTTCCGACAGACGGGAGCGACTATGCCGAGGCGTCCGCAGCGGCGGCACTCGAGTTGGCGAAGACGATGGACGCGACGGTCGACGTTATCTGTGTCGTCGAGACGGGGCCGCTCGGGTCCGTCGCGCTGCCAGGTGATACCGCCAGTGCAGACGATGTCCTCAGCGAGCGAGGAGAGGAGTACGTCACACAGGTCGCAGACCGGGCTGCTGAACTCGATGTTCCAGTGACGACCGCGGTTCGCGAGGGCGTCCCCGTTCGGGAAATCCTTGACTACGCCGACGATGTCGACGTCGACGTCATCGTCATGGGATCGAGAGGACGCGGGGGAATCAGCCGGATGATGCTTGGAAGTGTCACAGAAGGCGTCACCCGCCACAGCGGGCGCGACGTCCTCGTCGTTAGTTCCGACAGCGGTCCAGTCTCCACCGATCAGTGA
- a CDS encoding universal stress protein: MYDRLLLPTDMSPGVDRAIDHATDAATRYDAELHVLYVVDADAYSSYPGDEYVHEFEGLESALENAGRDAVDEIAEQAAAADVSTVTEIRHGVPHEEILTYAEDAAVGLTVVGSKHRSDEYRRLLGSVAERVAHMAERPVTIVKTPVNTE, translated from the coding sequence ATGTACGACCGACTGTTGCTCCCGACCGATATGAGTCCCGGTGTCGATCGTGCGATCGACCACGCGACCGACGCCGCGACACGGTACGACGCGGAACTGCACGTGCTGTACGTCGTCGACGCGGACGCGTACAGCTCTTATCCCGGCGACGAGTACGTCCACGAGTTCGAGGGTCTCGAGAGTGCCCTCGAGAACGCCGGCCGGGACGCCGTCGACGAGATCGCCGAGCAGGCTGCAGCGGCCGACGTCTCGACCGTAACCGAAATCCGCCACGGAGTCCCTCACGAGGAGATCCTCACCTACGCCGAGGACGCAGCCGTCGGACTCACGGTGGTAGGCTCGAAACACCGGTCGGACGAGTACCGACGGCTCCTCGGAAGCGTGGCAGAACGCGTCGCTCACATGGCCGAACGGCCGGTAACAATCGTGAAGACGCCGGTCAATACGGAGTAG
- a CDS encoding pyridoxamine 5'-phosphate oxidase family protein produces MSIDELRAYGLTEMTDPEIANFLASQRVGVLALPEEGAPYLFPISYGFDGDDSLYFTYLSGSSSRKRQATDVAETASFLVFAVDTMYSWESVLLTGRLERGSESAWDDVEALLADVWRPDLFESASLSGDVELYEFRIEDRSGVKHQGLPPGLEPSET; encoded by the coding sequence ATGTCGATCGACGAGTTGCGAGCGTACGGCCTGACGGAGATGACAGATCCCGAGATTGCGAATTTTCTGGCGAGCCAACGCGTTGGCGTGCTCGCCCTTCCCGAGGAGGGGGCCCCGTATCTGTTCCCGATCTCGTACGGGTTCGACGGCGACGATAGCCTCTATTTCACGTACCTGTCCGGCTCGAGCAGCCGGAAACGACAGGCGACCGACGTGGCGGAGACGGCGAGTTTTCTCGTGTTCGCGGTCGATACGATGTATAGCTGGGAAAGCGTCCTGTTGACGGGTCGACTCGAGCGGGGTTCGGAATCGGCGTGGGACGACGTCGAGGCGCTTCTGGCCGACGTCTGGAGGCCGGATCTGTTCGAGAGCGCGTCGCTGTCCGGAGACGTCGAACTGTACGAGTTCCGTATCGAAGACCGATCCGGCGTCAAACACCAGGGACTTCCACCTGGCCTCGAGCCGAGCGAGACGTAG
- a CDS encoding DUF2214 domain-containing protein, whose amino-acid sequence MVVSQYLAVRILHVLTAGVLLGTVTTVCLALWLEESVSVRLLAWLEGAFWGGTSLLVFTGLGNLVAFGTPPIDSEPGTILAIKLGCVFVVAAGSVVRTFAVLHLQRADISRTTNSGVRLLYGLTGLGIGVVIVLAGVLTHG is encoded by the coding sequence ATGGTCGTCTCTCAGTATCTCGCGGTTCGAATCCTCCACGTTCTTACGGCTGGTGTGCTCCTGGGGACGGTCACGACGGTGTGTCTCGCGCTCTGGCTCGAGGAATCCGTCTCGGTGCGGCTGTTGGCCTGGCTCGAGGGCGCCTTCTGGGGCGGAACGAGTCTGCTCGTCTTTACCGGGCTCGGTAATCTCGTCGCGTTCGGGACGCCCCCAATCGATAGCGAACCAGGAACGATCCTCGCGATCAAACTCGGCTGCGTCTTCGTCGTGGCCGCCGGGTCGGTCGTTCGGACGTTCGCCGTTCTCCACCTCCAGCGAGCCGACATCTCGAGGACGACGAACTCGGGAGTCAGATTGCTGTACGGCCTGACCGGACTCGGTATCGGTGTCGTGATCGTGCTTGCAGGGGTGCTCACCCATGGATAG
- a CDS encoding cytochrome-c peroxidase has translation MGSRRILILLAIGVSALLIVGAAAAMAQHEDAANEVDEDEFTHDTEDLPVEPPTDQSHPGYEYIEQDGDTEEKIELGEQLYFDPRISETGTISCNTCHNVMEGGDDSRPIAMGVHGETGPVASPTVWNSGFHHTQFWDGRADTLAEQAEGPIVADVEMGMPDHEAALDRVRGVDDYVESYEEVYGDEVDDPDDLEELISLENTVDAIAAYERTLNTPNSPYDQYVQGDEDALTEQQLDGMETFQDLGCQSCHSGPMFSGQWDEPESGEGVYQPHPTFEDNPQCEEYIEEYDLMDNPGRMGVTDDESDEFMYKVPTLRNVEHTAPYMHTGQVPDLEEAVRVMSACSLDQDPSDEEVEDVTAFLTSLTGEYPEQEMPQLPNPSGESMVPMDAGMDFEDMEEEGDDAENGDDVDEGDSIPGMSLGAAVLALALVSAAALVGYSRRLNE, from the coding sequence ATGGGTAGCAGACGAATACTGATACTGCTGGCAATCGGTGTCAGTGCATTATTGATCGTTGGTGCAGCAGCCGCAATGGCGCAGCACGAAGATGCTGCGAACGAAGTGGACGAAGACGAATTCACACACGACACGGAGGACTTGCCGGTCGAGCCTCCGACTGACCAGTCGCACCCTGGATACGAGTACATCGAACAGGACGGCGACACTGAAGAAAAGATCGAACTCGGTGAACAGCTCTACTTCGATCCGCGAATCTCCGAGACGGGGACCATTTCGTGTAACACCTGTCACAACGTGATGGAAGGTGGGGACGACAGCCGTCCGATCGCAATGGGTGTCCACGGTGAAACCGGTCCGGTCGCGTCGCCGACCGTCTGGAACTCCGGATTCCACCACACGCAGTTCTGGGACGGTCGTGCTGACACGCTGGCCGAACAGGCCGAAGGACCGATCGTCGCTGACGTCGAGATGGGCATGCCAGACCACGAGGCAGCCCTCGACCGCGTCCGTGGGGTTGACGACTACGTCGAATCCTACGAGGAGGTCTACGGTGACGAAGTCGATGATCCCGACGACCTCGAGGAACTGATTAGCCTCGAGAACACCGTCGACGCGATCGCCGCGTACGAACGCACGCTCAACACGCCGAACAGCCCGTACGACCAGTACGTCCAGGGTGACGAAGACGCGCTGACCGAACAGCAACTCGACGGCATGGAGACGTTCCAGGACCTCGGCTGTCAGAGCTGTCACTCCGGACCGATGTTCAGCGGCCAGTGGGACGAACCTGAATCCGGAGAGGGCGTCTACCAGCCACACCCGACATTCGAGGACAACCCACAGTGTGAGGAGTACATCGAAGAGTACGACCTGATGGACAACCCCGGCCGCATGGGTGTCACTGACGACGAGAGTGACGAATTCATGTACAAGGTGCCGACGCTGCGTAACGTCGAACACACCGCTCCGTACATGCACACGGGACAGGTCCCTGACCTCGAGGAAGCCGTCCGCGTGATGTCGGCTTGCAGCCTCGACCAGGACCCGTCTGACGAAGAAGTCGAAGATGTCACGGCGTTCCTGACCAGCCTGACCGGCGAGTACCCGGAACAGGAGATGCCACAGCTGCCGAACCCGAGCGGCGAGTCGATGGTCCCGATGGACGCTGGGATGGACTTCGAGGACATGGAAGAAGAGGGTGACGACGCCGAAAACGGTGACGACGTCGATGAAGGCGACAGCATCCCCGGCATGAGCCTCGGTGCAGCCGTGCTGGCGCTGGCACTGGTGTCCGCTGCAGCACTCGTCGGCTACAGCCGTCGACTCAACGAATAA
- a CDS encoding thioredoxin family protein codes for MTPRKLLTIVVLIAVLGFGYYSMNAAPVLSDHDYTYQGGLEWHEDPDEALAIAEQEDKPVLVYYWTTWCTYCQDYEDQHYQDDEIRDTLDEYVLLAINLDDPGPGASMAAEHEAAYPPQHVIMTNDEQEITRLGGYTEQDQFLQRLESAAENQ; via the coding sequence ATGACCCCTCGGAAGCTTCTCACGATAGTCGTGCTCATCGCCGTATTGGGGTTCGGCTACTATTCGATGAACGCGGCACCGGTGTTGAGCGATCACGATTACACCTACCAGGGCGGCCTCGAGTGGCACGAAGACCCTGACGAGGCGCTGGCGATCGCCGAGCAAGAGGACAAGCCTGTCTTGGTCTACTACTGGACGACGTGGTGTACGTACTGTCAGGACTACGAGGACCAGCACTATCAGGACGACGAGATTCGTGACACTCTCGACGAGTACGTCCTGCTCGCGATCAACCTCGACGACCCTGGCCCAGGTGCCAGTATGGCGGCCGAACACGAGGCCGCATATCCGCCACAGCACGTTATCATGACTAACGACGAACAAGAGATTACACGACTCGGCGGCTACACCGAACAGGACCAGTTCCTCCAACGACTCGAAAGTGCGGCAGAGAACCAATGA